The Arachis ipaensis cultivar K30076 chromosome B07, Araip1.1, whole genome shotgun sequence genome includes a window with the following:
- the LOC107608215 gene encoding uncharacterized protein LOC107608215 encodes MKRRMFLKHSTALILIMVTICCLLIVIVTVLKLPDASTKNSQMVLYPKIRSRKIPHDFKLSKLGNMMLEMLPHDLAFTVFVPSEEAFKRDLRLDFNDSLKPDKYNDTYAIVSRVLGFSAVPRSIHSDSVKLGELVNYDSLSGFSLYISKDIDGMLVVNRVRSEMVDFKRNEIVVHIMDGVIMDAEFEQSVLSYETEED; translated from the coding sequence ATGAAGAGGCGCATGTTCTTGAAGCATTCAACAGCTCTTATCCTCATTATGGTAACTATATGCTGCCTTTTGATTGTGATAGTCACAGTTCTCAAGCTTCCAGATGCATCAACCAAGAACAGCCAAATGGTATTGTACCCAAAAATCAGATCCAGAAAAATCCCTCATGATTTCAAGTTGAGCAAGCTCGGTAACATGATGCTTGAGATGTTGCCTCATGATCTTGCATTCACTGTTTTTGTTCCATCGGAGGAAGCTTTCAAGCGAGATCTGCGTCTAGATTTCAATGATAGCTTGAAACCTGACAAGTACAATGATACATATGCGATTGTGTCTCGTGTGTTGGGATTCTCAGCTGTTCCTAGATCAATTCACTCGGATAGTGTGAAACTTGGTGAGcttgtgaactatgattctttATCTGGGTTCTCACTTTACATCTCAAAGGACATCGATGGAATGTTGGTTGTTAATAGGGTTCGATCTGAAATGGTGGATTTTAAGAGGAATGAGATTGTTGTTCATATTATGGATGGTGTTATTATGGATGCTGAGTTTGAGCAATCCGTTCTCTCTTATGAAACTGAGGAGGATTGA